The genomic stretch TCCACTCGAGAAAACACCTGAATTTCCGAAGTAGCTCTcaaattatttcaaatttgtttaataaatcatttaaaaaACATTCGAAATTCACTAAACCAAACAAACTGTTTTGAACATTTCGTTAAAAGCAACacacaaattttaattgaaagaggaaaaaaaagaactgCCCAAACGGCCGAAACAGACGAAgtaaattttcaaataaatattcatagaAAAGTGAAACAACAGGCAAAAGGCCGATCCGGTCCGACCAAACCACTTGAAGGGAAAATCAGATAAACGAactttgaattgaattgaattcaGTTGGAAGATTGGAAGATCTCGAGAGTTTAGGAATAGTAGGAATTATTATAATGCGTTACACATTGTGTAGGCAGCCGAAACGAAATCTCGTAATCGGAGGAATATCTCTTTTGAATAGCGTTAAATTATGCATCActgtttttggaaaatttaaaattccgtttttgttatttttcacTAATTAACAAATACACAGAAATTTTCGTAgagactgccgactgccgactgcctgCGGAGCTGCCCTTTGGGGCCCAAAGAGTGCATCCGTGTACGCCCCGGGAGGGCCTTGCatatgaaaattgtttaataaattaattaccTCTAAAGATAATATCGAAAAAGAGACAAGTAGCTGGTTGTTCCACTCGTAAAACTACATAGTTTTAGGGGATCCCTTGATTGCAGGTTTGCTGGCAGGCAGAAGCCTTTGGGAGCCTCTcgtttttttgggttttaaGAGAGGGTATGCCGGAATGTTACCTGGAAATAAAAGATATTTAATTAGTTACTTGGGCAAAAAAGTGTCTCTTGGTAAGAAATGGTTTCAAAACTATATGAAATTATATTGTGTTTGGagatttattaaaattttggGCTTAATTCTGGAAAATATTATAGAATTATTCAACTTTTACACTTGAAAAACGCCTGGATATTTGTGAAGTTGTATTAAAAAGTATCGCATCCCCAGAAGAATGATAATTTTTATCAGTTAATGTTTGGTTATATATTTTCTCGAATATTCCACGGCATTTAAAGAAGATTTTCCTTCAAAATACACCCGTTCACATGAAAAAACGTCATTAATCTTTAAGATAGTTATCAAATACATCAATGTGTGATGTTTTATCCATAAGTTGAGTTTCGCTGTAGATGTTATCTTGAAGAAAATATCAGTATCATCCTTCCACTACAAAGTTTCACCTTATAACTTAGTACTTATGTTAGTACTTTAGTTTCTATGACATAACTCCCATTATTCCTCCAAATATAGCCTCGAAACAAGGTCTTCAATGTTTTCCCATATTTCCTTACCAAAATAtcataatactcgtactcctcTTTTGATAACCCTCAAATCCCATTATATTTTCATCTTTATAATCTCTAATATATCTTCTATAGAGTATTCCCTATTcgttttcttctcttcttctgctgcctctCTTCCACttattttgaatatatttaatcttaagatctctctctttatctcgCTGTCTCTATCTTCTGTGGCTATCTGCACAAACAAAATCTAAATCAATGAAAATGATTtgattaaattgttttctctctttcgtttCTGTTGTAGTCGAATCTTCATTATGGTATCCACTTAGAagggaatatatattctttGGGTGCGTCATGGAACcaagcagagcagcggcagtaTTCAATTTTGTTCCAGTATTTCTCTTTAGAATCTTTTTAATAGACAATCAGCCGCAAACAAAACACAGACTCTCGCACTGGCACTTGTTCTAAATTAATCTTCATTAGGGTCACTTAggcaataacaaaaacaacaaaaacgccGAGTGGAGGTCGTCCCACCATAGCTTCTGGGGTACGTACAATATGTTGCAAGCAGGAGAAGCCTGCCCCGATGAGTGGCGCAAACTTTGattgaattttcattaaatttttgcGCTGCTCTGcgcttctctgctctgctctgcgctgctctgcggttgccataaatcaaatattCCAGCTAGCGAGAATGTTGTCaacttttcacttttaattagTTTGGCAGTTGGgttgaaaaaatatttttaggtCACGCcccggcacacacacacacacacacaggcacacagaggcacacgcAGAGCCATCGTGCCCCAccgtgtggcatgtggcataaATCACAAATTCACTTGCGCAAATATTTGGAGAACATTTTTCCGATGCACCTGTGTGCGATGAGGGCGACAAAAGTTGCACAAATATTCTGTCATAGCCGCAGTGTACTGTACATACAGTGGAGCTGGAGAGTCTGTGGCCAGGAGGCCTGcggctggcttttgttttcgtttttacgAAAAACGTAACCATTTTTGCTGCATAATTTTGGGCGCTTTGACAAGACTGGAATTTTTaagggacaaaaaaaaataaaaatcactcGCAAAATtcgttaaaatatttaatcaaattcTAGCGTTACTCGAAAGAGTTTTACCCGAAGGCTAAATTCTTTAAGAAATTTAAGGTTCTCAAAAGCAGTGGAATAACAACTGTTGCAAGTCCTGGCTCCAGGATGGCACAAACATGCTAAACAGACGCTCCAGACGGGCTCCCTCGTCGCTctttgctctctttctctctgtcgaTTTTCCACTGCAGACATGTAAATTATGTTGGTTTTTGGTCAGTCCGATGGTCGGGCCGGGACCGGCAGACAGAGTCCACAGACCAGGGTCAGGAAATGGTCCTGTTTGCCACCTTTTTGCGTATTTTCGGTGGAGTTTCTACTCGCTTTTTAGGCGGGTGGGGGCGGGCTACTGTCTCCCCTTCTACTTCCCCCTTTTTGGGTGGGGAGTTCCTGTCTCCTCTTCCCCCTTTTTGGGTGGGCAGttcctgtctcctcttctcaCTTTCTGTGGCGTCTCTTTGTCTCTTGTGGGGTGCTCCTTTCTGTTTTCGCAGTCTGTTATTGTTTCTACTTTAAGCGTTTCTAATTTTTGGCATTCCTGTTTCTGGTTATAAATCTATATAACAGACAGAAGCAgccgctctctcactctctttttCCATTGCATGGGCAGCTCTCTCCCAGTGAGAATCGTACGCTTAGAAAGCAGGCATttgtgcctcgacaaaaacgtttTTTCACTGCTAAAAATTATCGAAAATTAAGGGGATTTTTGTgggaatttaatttgttgtttgtttatattttctttatattaaaatttgtttttctgttttattttttttaatttctttactTCCATCCATCGTTCCACTGTGCCATCGCCTTTTGGTAATCTTTTTCAAagaattttattgttttatttgtagCTTTTTACAATCTCTCTTTCACTTTAAATCGTAAAAAAAGCCTGATATTCTAATCATTATTGAGCCACCGGCTGCAACTATTTTCGAATCGAAACATTCGTGAGTGGAAAGAGCTACTGAAGAGACGTCGAAACCGGGAATTCAACATGGAACCGACCACAAAGGACGGCGTTACCGTACGCATCATGACCCTGGCGGACTATGAGACCTTTAAGTACGTATTCGAAGAGCAGTTCATTAGGGGAGAACCCCTCAGCGATCCGATTGCTGCAGCAATAGACCCGGAAGTATGGAACTTGTACGATCAATATCATCAATCACTGGTTGCCGACGGGACCTGCGTGGTGGCCATCGATGAGGAGAACGACGGCCGTGTCGTGGGCTTTGTGCTGGCTGAGGGACAGGTCCCCGAGGATGTGGAGAAGCACCGCCAAGAGGCCGATGCCGTGGCCCTGCAGGACACGGATATCACCGGCCACATCAGGCGCATAAACTACGTGGTGGAAAGAGATGCAAAACTCTACGACCACTACGGAGTGTCCAAGCTTTTGTACTCCCACTTGACCTGCGTGGATGTCTCGATGAGGGGCAGGGGATTGGGTTCTCGTCTGGCCACCGCCGCCATGGAACTCGGACGATCCAAGGGCTATCCCCTGATGACGGCTAACTGTACGAGTTTTTACTCTGCCCGACAGAAGGAGGCCTTGGGAATGGAGTGCATCTATTCGCTTAAATATGAGGACTACAAGGGTGCAACGGGCAAGGTGATATTTGCACCGCCGGAACCTCATAGGGAGGTACGAGTGATGGCCATTAAGTTGTGAGTTATCTTTCCAAGACTTCAATCAGTAATAAAATGTGACCAAAATGTGTGACCAATGAAGTATTCGGTGTGGGAGAAGTGCAAAGGTTAAAGCTGAAAGCTTTCCCAGTGCTTTCCCATCGTGCGATCAGCTGAGCAGAAGCTCTTTCTAGAGTCGAGCTCTtcttctccctccctccctcgtTGAGGTAGTCCACCCACACATCGGGGGGGTCAAGCCCCAAAAGCCCCCACACGCGTACATCTGTTACGTAATCAACGCgtcttccaaaaacaaaagcaaaggcaatgTCGTGGGCAGTGAGCagtgggagggagggagggagggagggagcatgtgtgtgtatcttgTAGATACTTTTTCGCATGTATCGCATCGCCAAGGCATCGCATGTGGTTATCGTTACGCCGCCCCGCCATTGGATTGGATTACAAACAcaataaaataacaattagTCTTAGTGCGAAGAAAAGtggaacaacaaaagcaaagcgaggaaaaccaaagagaaaagcagcagccagccagccagccagcattTGCCTTGTAACAGTAGAAGATGgcagaggggagaggggagtgtggagaggggagggggtcCCTTCAGCACGAGCAAAAGTTTGTGTGGAGCGAATAGAAGCGATGCGACTTTAAGAATTAAAGTTTCGAGGAGAGAAATTTCTGCGAAAAAAGCATAGTGATTCGAGCCACATTTCACAAATCAATAAGCGATAGAAAAAATAGGTATAATTCAGGGGAATAGGTATAAACTTTGGAAAATGGGTTTAGTGCGTAGAAAAACGTATAATTTATAGGAAAAGGTATAATGGATAAAATGGTATAAGGGATAAAAAAGGCATAATTCAGGGGAATAGGTATAAACTTTTGAAAACTGGCTTAATGCGTAGAAAACGTATTATTTATAGGAAAAGCTATAATGTCTAAAATAGGTATAATGTCTAAAATTGGTATAATTCATGGAAATAGGTATAAACTTTGGAAAATGGGCTTAGTGCGTAGAAAAACGTATAATTTATAGGAAATGGTATAGTGGATAAAATGGTATAAGGAATAAAATAGGTATAATTCATGGGAATAGGTATAAACTTTTGAAAACTGGCTTAATGCGTAGAAAACGTATAATTCACAGGAAAAGGTATAATGGATAAAATGGTATAAGGGATCAAATAGGTATAATTCAGGGGAATAGGTATAATGCCGCAAACATTATGAAATCCGTGAATTAATGTAAAATTGATAGAAATAAGTAAACAAAATTAGGTATAAGCTACAGAAATAGGTATAAACCATTGTAAATGGTATTCGCGATAAAAGTAGGCACAGTTCATAGAAATAGCTAGGGCTTATACCTATAGAAATCCTAGAGAAAGAGTTTTATATCATAGAAATAggtataatttcattaaaaagcTATACTCGATAGCAATAGGTATAATGAATGAATTAGGCGTATATTTAGAGATAGGCATAATCCATAGAAATGGGTAAAAATCGATACAAATCGATTAAAAATCGATCGATAATCGATTAAAGTCTATAAAAATCGATAATTGCGTAGGAAAAAGTGTGTAATCGATCAATAGTTGATAGAAAATAGATAATTGTATAGGAAACAAGGGTAAATGCCTTTCCAAAAGCATTTTTTCATCGATCAAACTGTTTTTCCttcaaattgttgttgctctttggACTTGCCAGATGGTTTATACTCAAAAATTGagtaaatactcgtattcttGATACCACTATCTTTCTGCTTTTAGAGAAAAGCTTTTATGTATGCGATAAGATTTTCAGATTTCTCTCGAAAACAATCAGAGATAGCATACGAGTAAAAGGCGTCTAACTAAGCTTTATTTCCATTCATAGTGCTTTCTAatctataattataatttcGCGTATAAAATACAAGTGTTTTTGGGTGTTTAAAATATTCTTTGGTGCCCTGCAATCCGGCAGTCGCCTCCGCTAGAGGCGTATGCCCATGACACTGCCCGCCGTGTGAGGGGCTGGCGGTCGTAGGACGACTCTCCCCAGATCGTCTTTGTAGTCCGCATAGATCTGCGAGTGAATGCACTCCATCTTGAGGGCGGACATGAGGCGCGTGGAGTTCTGGTTGGTGCAGGTGGAGACCATGGCAGAGAAGCCCTTGGTGCGGCCCAGGTCGATGAGGGCGGAGACCAGGCGAGAGCCCAGGCCCTGGCGACGCACCGACGAGTCCACGCCAAGAATATACAGGTACAGGGCAGAGTCCACGCCGTAATGCTCAAAGTACTTGGCGCTCTTTTCGATGCCAGCGAGAAATCTGTGGATGTGATGCAGCAGACAGGTGGGCTCCAGCTGACGGGCCTCGGCGTAGTGCTGCTCGACGTCTTCCGGCCTTTGGGCGCCTGCCAGAATCACGCCCACAATGCGATTGGCGTTCGCCTCATCGATGGCCACCAGAGAGACACCCTGGCGGATGAGCGACAAATGCAGCTCCGATTCGGCGGGTATGACCTCCGTGGCCGCCTGATCCTCCTGCGGGGTGAGCATCAGGGGCTCCTCCTTGAAGAAATGCTCGGCCAGAAAGGCCTCCACCTCCTCGTAGTCCTCCAGTCGCATGACGCGTATGCTGATGATCGCTGATGACATCTTTTCAAGTGCCTTCGCGCACACGAACTGAGAGAAATTTAACGCAATTTACTTGCTTTATACGGCGTCGAGAATTCCAGCGAATTTGAGCGACAAAACGACAAACACTCATTGCACATGGAGAGCGCTTGCTCGGAGCTTTTTTCAAATGTGTGTGGCGAGGCGACCTTCCCCACACCACCAGAGCCCCAGAGCAGGCCACCAGCCACCCACCAAACTAACGGCGTGTTGTTCTTATCAAGAAGCTTTATTCATATACctatatattgtacatactcgtatacgtaagacatttgtttgttttcttgcttGCGGTTGAATGAGGTTGAATGAGGTTGAATGACTTGCGGGCCGCCCCGCCGAACGAGCATGAATAATACTCGAATTTGGTTGGGTTCATTTCTATATGTTTTGAGAGGTTAAATAATTGATGGAAGTACCCTAAAGTTCAGTCAATCCGGAAAAGGGAATAAGTGGCGTTGGAATTATATCATTTCTCTGGACCTTTTAAAGATCTAAATGATTCCCAAGTTTATGGAACTTTCTGTATTATATTGCGAGACTTTTAGAGCGTTAAGAGCTTAGATAAGTGAAGAGTATCTGTCGGTCTTGTGAGTTTTATGTACTCCTAACGGCATCAAGTTTTTTTCGGCGTCTATTAAAGATCCAGTTAcccaaataaatatacaaacatataaTAATTTAGATTCCCCTACAGCTGCATtggtattttaatttatttcatatatttctGATGGGCTATAAGATGTTAGAGAATTTTTTGAAGAGAAGAAGGTGTATTGGCATTGTAGGAAGTTGTTGCTAATAGTCATAATTTTGATCCTCTTTTAAGTTTATATTTTGTTCTGAAATTGTAAATTCTTATATCATACAAATCataataaaattcaatttatttagacttttttttgtttctttggaggattaaatatttgataaagatttatgtttataattatgcaatttttTCGCATATCAATAAGAAAAAATACAACTACAATCTCCATTgcatttatataatatttagtTCGAAATGTCGTATTATTGGAAGCCTTTTAGCTTTTTGTTACATATTCCTatgtgaaaatatatttttagcacGAAAACCATAAAAACTTCTACATTTTTTCTATATCTGATGATATTTCTGGACTATTTATGggatttaatttcttttaagagcttaaaaaaaaaaccggcTGTTAACTTTGTTTAAAAGGTAGCTTTTGTTCCAAACAcctctgtttttttgtttatcttTCGAATGACAAATAATTTTGCCAGACAGATGAACCATAATTTTGAACAGGTTTCAGATTTcaatagagaaagagagagtgagtgagagagagagagagggaaagagagagagctttgGTTTGGGCCTCGCATCGCGTGATTCGATATGCAAAATGTCAGGTTGTTGAGTTCCCAGCAGAAACGTGCCTTACCGCCTCCCCCCtcaccaccccccctcccggGGAAATCACTCCCCTCCTGCACACACAATGCACCCTTGGCGGAATCCttcaaataaattatgaatCGCTTCGGTgctcaaaatgcaaaatgcaggTCATTAGTGCAATTTAACCCCCTGTCAAACCCAGCCCGCAAAGCAATCATggtcccccctctccctctccaatCGTAGACCCTCACGCActccttccccctccccctcccgctGAGGCACACCACTCGCACGCACTCATTTACCCTTTGTCGCCGTCTGTTGGCAGTTTTGCATCTCCTCTCcacccctcctcccctccccccatcccTTGCGGCGGACGCTACTTTGTTGTCTgctttgtttgttgctttatCGCGTTATTTCAGCGATTCGTTTGAGCCCCCTCCACGACTCCTCTACTTCCCCCCCTTACGGCACTCATTTAGTCCTCCCTTCCCCCCTTCCGAAACCCTTCGCTTTTTTCTGCCTTTCCTTCTCCCCTTTTCATTCCCTTATCTCCTCCGCTGATGGCATTTTGTTCacattttaaacaaaatacattttttattttattctttgtttttttatggGAATTTAATTCGATTTAAAAGCCATAAACAAAATTCCGTCTCTAACCGACATTGAAGATCGGGTTTTGTTTATGCCGTGCACactattatttttaaaaagtaTTGGGAATCGGTGATGACTTTTGAAAACTGAAGATTCTTCTTCGATTCTTTAAAGATTTTATAGTTTGACTTTCAAACGGAACCTCTTAATGCGAATCCTTAATATTATTTATCTACTCTAAGAACAGCAGGTCCAAAAACTATAgcttatatatatttattctttattcaACATCAAAAATCAAGTCTATTCTTGGaagaacttttttttttaaagacaATTCAAAGAACAATAAAAAGTTCTGATTTTTATGATAATAAACTTATCGCTAAAAATCCTTTAATAATAAGTATAGAATCATTAGCGATCGTTTGACAGACAAAActttaacaaaaaataaagaaaaaaacctaCTAAAACCTTGGCATATCTAAATATatgcccaaaaaagtgaataagctttaatatatgtactttcTGTATACCTCATAGATATCATAGATGTATCATAGTGTATCTAAACCTTCGGTTATCCGCTAACTATTTCCATTCACCCATTTTCTATGACTTTTTCCCGTGTGGTGTTGCCTTTTTGgtaattgtttttaaataattgGCATTTAATTGTGTATTGACGTCATTTTCAAGGTTTTAAATTGATGAAACACTCGGTTGAAGGCACTCGGTTCGCCCTtcgaaaggaaaacaaattaaagtttATTGTAATCGATTTTCACTAAAGAAAACGACCGAGGGAGCGGCAGAAAAGCGGGGAAAAAacatttgttgccattttttgttgctgttgttgaacGTTTCAAGTttaattttcgatttttattttcgtGTTGATGacaacacacagagagatcGAGGGAGAGCGGAGTACGTGACCCGCTTAACAAATTTGTGCGTGTTTCGAGCCACCCTCCAGTGCCACTTAACCCATGAAAAAAACCCACCACCCACCTACCCCCCACCGCTGAACCTCCTTTATAGTTATTGCAGTTTTATCTCCAGTTTCGGACCATTTCAAAAGTCACTTTTACCGATAGATACTCCGTAGTACGAGTAGTAGTACTTTCtcgtttaattaaaagcaaatgcaTTTAAGAGCTATTTCGGGGAGTGGCTTCACGGCTGCCGATGGGCTGTTTCCCACGCTCCTGCCCAGCCCTATTGACTCTATGAATATTCAAAGAAATACTCATACTCGTTGATCGATTTTCATGCCTATTTGTTTTCAGTGCTTGAATGCTCAGGCATTTTGGTAGTCAGTCACTTAATTTTCAAGGTTTTAATTAGCATCTTTTGAGGGTCTACGGGTCTCTCGGCGCTTAAGTCAACGCCTGGTGACTGCCTCTAACTAATGAgagttttttgtggctttaagCCACATAATAACTTCATCAAACCGAAAGCCACCAAAGTGGCTGTCGATAAAAGGTGTAAACTTGGTGGATTATGTGACAGATTGGAGCGTTTGTTATGGAGAGACTTAAGAGGAGTTGATTGGGGATTATATGATGTAATGAATAGATTGAAGTTTGGGGCTTTCAAATGGAGCTGCCTTCAGGGCTATTGGATTGAATGGAGGGGTAGGCAATAGGTAGAGAGAACTTCCATCTTGAGGTAGGTCATAAAACATTCTATAAGTTGTTGAATTTCGGGTGTATTCCCTTTTCTAAAGGAACTAGGGAATTATTACAATTTCCTtggtattttattaaaattaaatttattttaatttcaattttgacGATGGTTTACAACATTCAAGGCATTCCTTAATTATTACTAGAGCTATGAAGATTTTCTAGGTGTCTTTGTaatgttttatatatttcttatacAGAACTTCGCGAAAATACTTCCTTTGGGTGATATTTTTACTCTTAAACTTCCCTAAAATGATATCCATCATCTCTccatatattttctatattttttacCTATTTTATAGGATTTATACCCAATTACTTTTAAATAAACCTCTTTACGTCCCTCAAATCTATATATAATATCCCCAGAAACATTTCCAAGCAAAGATATATTTGCTTAAATCATATTCTTCATTAAATTCCCTCTCCATAAAACTCTGTGCTCTAATTTCATTGATAACCCCACCGAAAACGCTTTATGTAACCCCAGAAACATCTAATTTGCCAAGCACTGCCAATCCTCCAATCATCTACTCCTCCCAGCCAGCCCCTACCGCCCCCAC from Drosophila pseudoobscura strain MV-25-SWS-2005 chromosome 4, UCI_Dpse_MV25, whole genome shotgun sequence encodes the following:
- the LOC6902428 gene encoding uncharacterized protein: MEPTTKDGVTVRIMTLADYETFKYVFEEQFIRGEPLSDPIAAAIDPEVWNLYDQYHQSLVADGTCVVAIDEENDGRVVGFVLAEGQVPEDVEKHRQEADAVALQDTDITGHIRRINYVVERDAKLYDHYGVSKLLYSHLTCVDVSMRGRGLGSRLATAAMELGRSKGYPLMTANCTSFYSARQKEALGMECIYSLKYEDYKGATGKVIFAPPEPHREVRVMAIKL
- the AANATL2 gene encoding uncharacterized protein AANATL2, with the protein product MSSAIISIRVMRLEDYEEVEAFLAEHFFKEEPLMLTPQEDQAATEVIPAESELHLSLIRQGVSLVAIDEANANRIVGVILAGAQRPEDVEQHYAEARQLEPTCLLHHIHRFLAGIEKSAKYFEHYGVDSALYLYILGVDSSVRRQGLGSRLVSALIDLGRTKGFSAMVSTCTNQNSTRLMSALKMECIHSQIYADYKDDLGRVVLRPPAPHTAGSVMGIRL